One Solea senegalensis isolate Sse05_10M linkage group LG13, IFAPA_SoseM_1, whole genome shotgun sequence DNA segment encodes these proteins:
- the LOC122779859 gene encoding olfactory receptor 146-like, protein MENYTYNSLTLQLEGLNVPQDSVYPVFLFFIFAYLFIMFANVGIVVLVFADKNLHQPMYLLFCNLPFNDILGNSIMVPRLLIDMLRPPSERLINYYECVVQAFTTHMFGTASLTILMIMAFDRYVAICNPLRYAAIMTNKMVVKLTASAWGVSLVLVGVLLGLTIRLNRCRAMIHSPYCDNASLFKLSCESVFINNVYGLTFTVVLFTASIGSTVLTYTQITVVCLTSKSKSLNSKALQTCSTHLVVYLILMLTGMANIILHRFPQYTDYRKLCVILFHIVPGSLNPVIYGVQSKEVRKFLLKLFKSQKILSSC, encoded by the coding sequence ATGGAAAACTACACATACAACAGCCTCACACTCCAGCTGGAGGGCTTAAATGTCCCACAGGACTCTGTCTACCCagtctttctcttcttcatcttcgCCTATCTGTTCATAATGTTTGCAAACGTTGGCATTGTTGTGTTAGTTTTCGCTGACAAAAACCTGCACCAGCCCATGTACCTGCTTTTTTGCAATCTGCCATTTAATGACATACTTGGAAACTCCATCATGGTGCCACGTCTGCTTATAGACATGCTGCGTCCTCCCTCTGAACGTCTCATAAATTATTATGAGTGTGTGGTTCAAGCTTTCACCACACACATGTTCGGTACGGCCAGTCTCACTATTCTCATGATTATGGCCTTTGACAGATATGTGGCCATCTGTAATCCTTTACGCTATGCTGCCATAATGACCAACAAAATGGTGGTCAAGCTGACGGCTTCTGCCTGGGGAGTGTCCTTGGTTTTGGTCGGGGTTCTGCTCGGTCTGACCATCAGGCTGAACAGATGCAGGGCTATGATCCATAGCCCCTACTGTGACAATGCGTCACTTTTTAAACTCTCCTGTGAGAGCGTCTTCATTAACAATGTCTATGGCCTCACGTTCACAGTGGTCCTGTTCACAGCTTCTATAGGCAGCACAGTTCTCACCTACACTCAGATCACTGTGGTCTGTCTGACCAGTAAGAGCAAGTCTCTGAACAGTAAAGCCTTACAAACCTGCAGCACTCACCTGGTCGTGTATCTGATTTTGATGTTGACTGGAATGGCTAACATTATTTTACATCGCTTCCCTCAGTACACGGACTACAGAAaactgtgtgtcattttgtttcatatCGTCCCCGGGAGCCTCAACCCAGTTATTTACGGAGTGCAGTCTAAAGAAGTCCGAAAGTTTTTGTTAAAATTGTTTAAATCCCAAAAAATTTTGTCATCATGTTAA